A single Micromonospora sp. CCTCC AA 2012012 DNA region contains:
- a CDS encoding MFS transporter: MRVFTIIWSGQALSLLGSTMTTFGVGIYVYLQTGSAASFTTLVLAGTLPGIVLLPVAGALVDRWDRRWAMMVSDAGSALAPLIAVLLLATGHLRLWHLYALAVLLSVFKAVQWPAFSALVPQIVTREQLSVANGRIGVAEAVGAVGGALLGGALYPVLGLVGLLTVDVVTFTVAVLTVLVTTRMVPPAPARAGTSVSAGLTEGWRFIRARPGLFGLLLFFAANNFGMQTVIVLVPPLVLTLASPAVYGVVEAVGWAGMAIGSVVVSAAREPRRKVATIMVVGLVHAVLVLAMGLTHSVWVVMTGMFGILGGYSVINAVTATLWQLKTPTQVQGRVFAVRRMISWSSQPFAYACAGLLAQYVAAPLVTGDGPLTGTVGRVTGAGQVGGIALVFLVSAALLLGTQLLLWLRPAVRNVETDLPDLVVTAPEPAADRDPALQAG, encoded by the coding sequence GTGCGCGTCTTCACCATCATCTGGTCCGGGCAGGCGCTGTCCCTGCTCGGCTCCACCATGACCACCTTCGGCGTCGGCATCTACGTCTATCTCCAGACCGGGTCGGCGGCGTCGTTCACCACGCTGGTGCTGGCCGGCACGCTGCCGGGCATCGTCCTGCTGCCGGTCGCCGGCGCGCTCGTCGACCGGTGGGACCGCCGGTGGGCGATGATGGTCAGCGACGCCGGGAGCGCCCTCGCCCCGCTGATCGCGGTCCTCCTGCTGGCCACCGGTCACCTACGCCTGTGGCACCTGTACGCGCTCGCGGTGCTGCTGTCGGTCTTCAAGGCGGTGCAGTGGCCGGCGTTCTCCGCCCTGGTGCCGCAGATCGTCACCCGCGAGCAGCTCTCGGTGGCCAACGGTCGGATCGGCGTCGCCGAGGCGGTCGGCGCGGTCGGCGGCGCCCTGCTCGGTGGCGCGCTCTATCCGGTGCTCGGCCTGGTCGGGCTGCTCACCGTCGACGTGGTCACGTTCACCGTCGCGGTCCTCACCGTGCTCGTCACCACGCGGATGGTCCCGCCGGCCCCCGCGCGGGCCGGCACGTCGGTGTCGGCCGGGCTCACCGAGGGCTGGCGGTTCATCCGCGCCCGGCCCGGCCTGTTCGGGCTGCTGCTCTTCTTCGCGGCCAACAACTTCGGCATGCAGACCGTGATCGTGCTGGTGCCGCCGCTGGTGCTGACCCTCGCCTCGCCGGCCGTGTACGGCGTCGTCGAGGCGGTCGGCTGGGCCGGCATGGCGATCGGCAGCGTGGTGGTGAGTGCCGCCCGGGAGCCCCGGCGGAAGGTCGCCACCATCATGGTGGTGGGACTGGTGCACGCGGTGCTGGTGCTGGCGATGGGGCTGACGCACAGCGTCTGGGTGGTGATGACCGGCATGTTCGGCATCCTCGGCGGCTACTCGGTGATCAACGCGGTCACCGCCACGCTGTGGCAGCTCAAGACGCCGACGCAGGTGCAGGGTCGGGTCTTCGCGGTCCGCCGGATGATCTCCTGGTCGTCGCAGCCCTTCGCGTACGCCTGCGCGGGCCTGCTCGCCCAGTACGTGGCCGCGCCCCTGGTCACCGGGGACGGTCCGCTCACCGGCACGGTGGGGCGGGTGACCGGCGCCGGTCAGGTCGGCGGCATCGCCCTGGTGTTCCTGGTCTCGGCGGCGCTGCTGCTCGGCACGCAGCTGCTGTTGTGGCTGCGCCCGGCGGTACGGAACGTGGAGACCGACCTGCCGGACCTGGTGGTGACGGCGCCGGAGCCGGCCGCCGACCGCGACCCGGCGTTGCAGGCGGGTTAG
- a CDS encoding aspartate/glutamate racemase family protein, whose amino-acid sequence MPEQQILGVLGGMGPLASAAFVQTVYRLNPAPCEQDLPRVLLDSTPAFPDRTEAIRTGRDAELVRRLDVHLRRLVDAGAEAVVVACFTAHHFLPRLTPELLPRVRSLIDQTVHGLAHRDGRYLLLCTDGTRQARVFPRHPSWPDVAGRVVWPDEGDQRGVHRTLYRMKRGGALAEAADLVSTLRSRYRCTGVILGCTELHLVGDRLVDRLGGPQVLDPLREIALSLWTRAPQPLLPV is encoded by the coding sequence GTGCCCGAGCAGCAGATCCTCGGTGTGCTGGGCGGGATGGGGCCGCTGGCCTCGGCCGCGTTCGTGCAGACCGTCTACCGGCTCAACCCGGCGCCGTGCGAGCAGGACCTGCCCCGGGTGCTGCTCGACTCGACGCCGGCGTTCCCCGACCGGACCGAGGCGATCCGCACCGGGCGGGACGCCGAGCTGGTCCGGCGGCTGGACGTGCACCTGCGCCGGCTGGTGGACGCGGGCGCGGAGGCGGTGGTGGTGGCCTGCTTCACCGCCCACCACTTCCTGCCCCGCCTCACGCCGGAGCTGCTGCCCCGGGTCCGGTCGCTGATCGACCAGACGGTGCACGGGTTGGCCCACCGCGACGGCCGCTACCTGCTGCTCTGCACCGACGGCACCCGGCAGGCCCGGGTCTTCCCCCGCCACCCGTCCTGGCCGGACGTGGCCGGCCGGGTGGTGTGGCCGGACGAGGGGGACCAGCGGGGCGTGCACCGGACGCTGTACCGGATGAAGCGGGGCGGCGCGCTCGCCGAGGCGGCCGACCTGGTCTCGACGCTGCGCTCCCGCTACCGCTGCACCGGGGTGATCCTGGGCTGCACCGAGCTGCACCTGGTCGGCGACCGGCTGGTGGACCGGCTGGGCGGGCCGCAGGTGCTGGACCCGTTGCGCGAGATCGCGTTGTCGCTCTGGACGCGGGCTCCGCAGCCGCTGCTGCCGGTGTGA
- a CDS encoding 4'-phosphopantetheinyl transferase family protein, giving the protein MIGDLLPAPVVTAHAYGDPPEASLLSPEDTHITRAVERRRREFTTVRWCARTAMVALGVAPAPVLPGERGAPCWPAGVVGSMTHCAGYRAAALAPAATVRTVGIDAEPNERLPAGVLAAIALPAERARLGALFVARPDVAADRLLWSAKEAFYKAWFPLGRRLLDFDEAEVELRADGTFSARLRTPEPGVPDGFPGRWRVADGLVATAIAVPVAESAG; this is encoded by the coding sequence GTGATCGGGGACCTGCTGCCGGCGCCGGTGGTCACCGCGCACGCGTACGGCGACCCGCCGGAGGCGAGTCTGCTGTCGCCGGAGGACACGCACATCACCCGGGCCGTCGAGCGGCGCCGCCGGGAGTTCACCACGGTGCGCTGGTGCGCGCGTACGGCGATGGTGGCGCTCGGGGTGGCCCCGGCGCCGGTGCTGCCGGGCGAGCGGGGCGCGCCGTGCTGGCCGGCGGGAGTGGTCGGCAGCATGACGCACTGCGCCGGGTACCGGGCCGCCGCGCTGGCCCCGGCCGCCACGGTGCGTACCGTCGGCATCGACGCCGAGCCGAACGAGCGGCTCCCGGCCGGCGTGCTCGCCGCCATCGCGCTGCCCGCCGAGCGGGCGCGGCTCGGCGCGCTCTTCGTGGCCCGGCCCGACGTGGCCGCGGACCGGCTGCTGTGGAGCGCCAAGGAGGCGTTCTACAAGGCGTGGTTCCCGCTCGGCCGCCGGCTGCTGGACTTCGACGAGGCCGAGGTCGAGCTGCGTGCCGACGGCACCTTCTCGGCTCGGCTCCGTACACCCGAACCGGGCGTCCCGGACGGGTTCCCCGGCCGGTGGCGGGTGGCGGACGGCCTGGTCGCCACCGCGATCGCGGTGCCGGTCGCCGAATCCGCCGGCTGA
- a CDS encoding metallophosphoesterase family protein, whose translation MTSVGRLLAISDLHVHHAENREIVARLRPRSDDDWLLVAGDVGEVAAEVEWALSLLAGRFARVIWAPGNHELWTPTADPVQLRGEARYRMLVEMCRRHGVLTPEDPYATWEGPGGPVTVAPLFVLYDYSFRPAGAATTAAALERAYAAGVVCTDEFLLHPDPYPDRAAWCAARVELTEARLAAIEPDRRTVLVNHFPLVREPTRALWHQEFAIWCGTDRTADWHRRFRADAVVYGHLHIPRTMTVDGVPFVEVSVGYPREWRRRGRPVDVTEVPLGAGDRLVQR comes from the coding sequence ATGACCTCCGTCGGCCGGCTGCTGGCCATCAGCGACCTGCACGTGCACCACGCGGAGAACCGGGAGATCGTGGCGCGGCTGCGGCCCCGGTCCGACGACGACTGGCTGCTCGTCGCGGGGGACGTCGGGGAGGTCGCCGCCGAGGTCGAGTGGGCGTTGAGCCTGCTGGCCGGCCGCTTCGCCAGGGTGATCTGGGCCCCCGGCAACCACGAGCTGTGGACGCCCACCGCCGACCCGGTCCAGCTGCGCGGGGAGGCCCGCTACCGGATGCTGGTCGAGATGTGCCGCCGGCACGGCGTGCTCACCCCCGAGGACCCGTACGCGACGTGGGAAGGGCCCGGCGGGCCGGTCACCGTGGCGCCCCTGTTCGTGCTCTACGACTACTCGTTCCGGCCCGCCGGGGCGGCCACCACCGCGGCGGCGCTGGAGCGGGCGTACGCCGCCGGGGTGGTCTGCACCGACGAGTTCCTGCTGCACCCCGACCCGTACCCGGACCGGGCGGCGTGGTGTGCGGCGCGGGTGGAGCTGACCGAGGCCCGGCTGGCGGCGATCGAGCCGGACCGCCGCACCGTGCTGGTGAACCACTTCCCGCTGGTCCGGGAGCCGACCCGGGCGCTGTGGCACCAGGAGTTCGCGATCTGGTGCGGCACCGACCGCACCGCCGACTGGCACCGCCGGTTCCGCGCCGACGCCGTCGTCTACGGCCACCTGCACATCCCGCGCACCATGACGGTCGACGGGGTGCCCTTCGTCGAGGTCTCCGTGGGCTATCCCCGCGAGTGGCGGCGGCGGGGTCGCCCCGTCGACGTGACCGAGGTGCCGCTGGGCGCCGGGGACCGGCTGGTGCAGCGGTGA
- a CDS encoding cold-shock protein → MASGKIIRYNETKGYGFIAPDDGGEDLFIHVNDVGFPLTDRCVGQRVSYEVMEGQKGLKAARIQLLDPPAAPRRAAPTTRLDDEDDEDCEVLSAEEYSSEITEALMETAPSLTGAQIMKIRERLIAAGYARGWVVKG, encoded by the coding sequence ATGGCCAGCGGGAAGATCATCCGGTACAACGAGACCAAGGGTTACGGGTTCATCGCCCCGGACGACGGCGGCGAGGACCTTTTCATCCACGTCAACGACGTGGGTTTCCCGCTCACCGACCGCTGCGTCGGTCAGCGGGTGAGCTATGAGGTGATGGAGGGCCAGAAGGGCCTGAAGGCGGCCCGGATCCAGCTGCTGGACCCGCCTGCGGCGCCCCGGCGGGCCGCCCCGACGACCCGGCTCGACGACGAGGACGACGAGGACTGCGAGGTCCTCTCGGCCGAGGAGTACAGCAGCGAGATCACCGAGGCGCTGATGGAGACCGCGCCGAGCCTGACCGGCGCCCAGATCATGAAGATCCGGGAGCGGCTGATCGCCGCCGGGTACGCCCGCGGCTGGGTGGTCAAGGGCTGA
- a CDS encoding macrolide family glycosyltransferase, producing MSRLHVAFLPLPAFGHINPTLPVVAELVRRGHRVTYATNSRFAPLVTAAGATLLPYESPLASRKLLHRIDAEYMAHEPVRSIDEAIATVPVYEAGFGDDVPDVLLYDVSTFAAGRVLARKWKRPAIEMFVTFASNEHYSLTQQIGAMFAGEIDGTHPAIIDFFVKMGALLHEHGLADVTLEEFTAPADDANLVFLPRRFQPAHETFDDRFAFVGACIGNRPAQQWTPPAPDRPVVLVSMGSFNYDNHGDLLRTCVDAFAGTRWHAVVAVGEGVDRDALGAVPENVELMTWVPQLAVLERADVFVSHAGMNSAMEAMYFGTPVVALPHMPEQRIIAARLAELGLGVDLSGQPVTADGLRAAVDAVAADDAVRAAVGTIRDALRSTDGPPRAADYIEARARR from the coding sequence ATGTCGAGGTTGCACGTGGCGTTCCTGCCGTTGCCCGCGTTCGGACACATCAATCCGACGCTCCCCGTCGTCGCGGAACTGGTGCGCCGCGGGCACCGGGTGACGTACGCGACGAACAGCCGTTTCGCGCCGCTGGTCACCGCCGCCGGGGCGACGCTGCTGCCGTACGAGTCACCGCTGGCCTCCCGCAAGCTGCTGCACCGGATCGACGCCGAGTACATGGCGCACGAGCCGGTCCGCTCGATCGACGAGGCGATCGCCACCGTGCCGGTCTACGAGGCCGGCTTCGGTGACGACGTGCCGGACGTGCTGCTCTACGACGTGAGCACGTTCGCGGCGGGGCGGGTGCTGGCCCGCAAGTGGAAGCGGCCGGCGATCGAGATGTTCGTGACCTTCGCCTCCAACGAGCACTACTCGCTGACCCAGCAGATCGGCGCGATGTTCGCCGGTGAGATCGACGGGACCCACCCGGCGATCATCGACTTCTTCGTCAAGATGGGCGCGCTGCTGCACGAGCACGGCCTGGCCGACGTGACGCTGGAGGAGTTCACCGCGCCCGCCGACGACGCGAACCTGGTCTTCCTGCCCCGGCGCTTCCAGCCGGCGCACGAGACGTTCGACGACCGGTTCGCCTTCGTCGGCGCCTGCATCGGCAACCGGCCCGCCCAGCAGTGGACACCACCCGCCCCGGACCGGCCGGTGGTGCTGGTCTCGATGGGCAGCTTCAACTACGACAACCACGGCGACCTGCTGCGCACCTGCGTGGACGCGTTCGCCGGGACCCGCTGGCACGCGGTGGTCGCGGTGGGCGAGGGCGTCGACCGCGACGCCCTCGGCGCGGTGCCGGAGAACGTGGAGCTGATGACCTGGGTGCCGCAGCTGGCCGTGCTGGAGCGGGCCGACGTGTTCGTCTCGCACGCCGGCATGAACAGCGCGATGGAGGCCATGTACTTCGGGACCCCGGTGGTCGCGCTGCCGCACATGCCGGAGCAGCGGATCATCGCCGCGCGCCTGGCGGAGCTGGGCCTCGGCGTGGACCTGTCGGGACAGCCGGTCACCGCCGACGGGCTGCGCGCCGCGGTCGACGCGGTGGCCGCCGACGACGCGGTGCGCGCCGCCGTCGGCACGATCCGGGACGCGCTGCGGTCGACCGACGGGCCACCCCGGGCGGCCGACTACATCGAGGCGCGGGCCCGCCGCTGA
- a CDS encoding 1,4-dihydroxy-6-naphthoate synthase: protein MSERLRLAHSPCPNDTFVFHAWTAGLLPGSTPPVVTLADIDVTNGMAERGELDVLKISYAALPYVLDRYALLPTGGALGHGCGPLVLTRQECAPTDLAGRVVAIPTERSTAYLLFRFWAQQACPTADIRTVVMPFHEIMPAVRDGVVDAGLVIHEARFTYPSYGLHRLVDLGQAWEGRTGLPIPLGAIVARRSLGARRLAEITAAIRASVRYAWADPEASRAYVREHAQELAPEVLEGHIGLYVNRYTEDLGGCGLAAVRTMLDLAATAGLVPPVAEDALDLPAPADPVPA from the coding sequence ATGAGCGAGCGGCTGCGCCTGGCCCACTCCCCCTGCCCGAACGACACGTTCGTCTTCCACGCCTGGACGGCCGGTCTGCTGCCCGGCTCCACCCCGCCGGTGGTGACGCTGGCCGACATCGACGTCACCAACGGCATGGCCGAGCGGGGCGAGCTGGACGTACTGAAGATCTCCTACGCGGCCCTGCCGTACGTGCTGGACCGGTACGCGCTGCTGCCCACCGGGGGCGCGCTCGGGCACGGCTGCGGACCGCTGGTGCTCACCCGGCAGGAGTGCGCCCCGACCGACCTCGCCGGCCGGGTGGTGGCCATCCCGACCGAGCGCTCCACGGCGTACCTGCTGTTCCGGTTCTGGGCGCAGCAGGCGTGCCCGACGGCGGACATCCGGACGGTGGTGATGCCGTTCCACGAGATCATGCCCGCGGTCCGCGACGGGGTGGTCGACGCCGGTCTGGTCATTCACGAGGCCCGGTTCACCTATCCTTCGTACGGCCTGCACCGGCTGGTCGACCTCGGCCAGGCCTGGGAGGGGCGGACCGGACTGCCGATCCCGCTCGGCGCGATCGTCGCCCGGCGCAGCCTCGGGGCCCGGCGGCTGGCGGAGATCACCGCCGCGATCCGCGCCTCCGTCCGGTACGCCTGGGCCGACCCGGAGGCCTCTCGGGCGTACGTGCGTGAGCACGCCCAGGAGCTGGCGCCGGAGGTGCTGGAGGGGCACATCGGGCTCTACGTCAACCGGTACACCGAGGACCTGGGCGGGTGCGGTCTCGCCGCCGTCCGGACGATGCTCGACCTGGCCGCGACGGCCGGCCTGGTGCCGCCGGTGGCGGAGGACGCCCTCGACCTGCCGGCGCCGGCCGACCCGGTCCCGGCCTGA
- a CDS encoding PIG-L deacetylase family protein — protein sequence MPLDLQHPTARAALRVLAVGAHPDDVEIGAAALVTKLRDQGHEVHVLVLTDDPAQCGTRRAEATNAAAEMGVPAERVHFGGIEQGYLRGDIDDVRLVRELMGRLDLRPDLVVTHTGADSHNDHGAANRIAHAAFRDCVFLHYSTHVSSEISHFRPTVFVDVTPDRLLVKDRALKCYHSQAARIGRHDLTAYEEMLGRRARLDRAEAFEVGLQYGATDAARKTLALSDSPFHRFWLPTVRDGTLTLLYPPPGHDDTPAAVRHGNVARDTLRQAFVDLWSPFPLRERCADADEASALAGAGGVVTIGGPDTNPVARACQRLDAPVWTLEGGAGGPSPRRLRHRDSGVAPTTAGAPEFGYVIRSANPFAADAYLVGVAGVSAAATRAGVEFLADPGRSPELARAFDEHPAAQVVYAVRGGELSVVEVQPMTSAADGGGYR from the coding sequence GTGCCCCTCGATCTTCAGCATCCGACCGCGCGAGCCGCCCTGCGGGTGCTCGCCGTCGGGGCGCACCCCGACGACGTCGAGATCGGTGCGGCGGCGCTCGTCACGAAACTGCGCGACCAGGGCCACGAGGTGCACGTCCTCGTCCTCACCGACGATCCGGCGCAGTGCGGGACGCGACGCGCCGAGGCCACCAACGCGGCGGCGGAGATGGGTGTGCCGGCGGAGCGGGTCCACTTCGGCGGCATCGAGCAGGGCTACCTGCGGGGTGACATCGACGACGTGCGGCTGGTCCGGGAGCTGATGGGGCGGCTCGACCTGCGGCCGGACCTGGTGGTGACGCACACCGGGGCGGACAGCCACAACGACCACGGCGCGGCGAACCGGATCGCGCACGCCGCCTTCCGGGACTGCGTCTTCCTGCACTACTCCACCCACGTCTCGTCCGAGATCAGCCACTTCCGGCCGACCGTCTTCGTGGACGTGACCCCGGACCGGCTGCTGGTCAAGGACCGGGCGCTGAAGTGCTACCACTCCCAGGCGGCGCGGATCGGCCGGCACGACCTGACCGCGTACGAGGAGATGCTGGGCCGGCGCGCGCGGCTGGACCGGGCCGAGGCCTTCGAGGTCGGCCTCCAGTACGGGGCGACGGACGCCGCCCGGAAGACGCTGGCCCTCAGCGACTCCCCGTTCCACCGCTTCTGGCTGCCGACGGTGCGGGACGGCACCCTCACGCTCCTCTACCCGCCGCCCGGCCACGACGACACCCCGGCGGCGGTCCGGCACGGCAACGTCGCCCGGGACACGCTCCGGCAGGCCTTCGTCGACCTGTGGTCGCCCTTCCCGCTGCGGGAACGGTGCGCCGACGCGGACGAGGCGTCGGCCCTGGCCGGTGCGGGCGGCGTCGTCACCATCGGCGGCCCGGACACGAACCCGGTCGCGCGGGCGTGCCAGCGCCTCGACGCCCCGGTCTGGACGCTGGAGGGCGGTGCCGGCGGGCCGTCGCCGCGCCGGCTGCGGCACCGCGACTCCGGGGTCGCGCCGACCACCGCCGGCGCACCGGAGTTCGGGTACGTCATCCGCTCCGCGAACCCCTTCGCCGCCGACGCGTACCTGGTCGGAGTGGCCGGGGTCAGCGCCGCCGCGACCCGGGCCGGGGTGGAGTTCCTGGCGGATCCGGGCCGGTCGCCGGAGCTGGCCCGGGCCTTCGACGAGCACCCCGCGGCGCAGGTCGTCTACGCGGTGCGGGGCGGCGAGCTGAGTGTGGTGGAGGTGCAGCCGATGACGTCGGCAGCGGACGGAGGCGGGTACCGATGA
- a CDS encoding methionyl-tRNA formyltransferase translates to MTEQTRLALVTTHVFGIRAYEGIFASDAYLEGRIEVPLMIGIPPERGASAVGYASVADLAREQGTECVLTEDGSLTSLADRLTDCRPHYLLVVGWSRLIHPDVLALPATVHGAAGEPAGRYGCIGMHPTKLPTGRGQAPIPWTIIKGLRSTALSVFFLEPEADTGPIIAQYDLPVRPRESAASLFYRMASTHFDAGTELAGHLARRAVPARAQLSEQATRWPKRRPADGRISHDMTFAEIEALVRGLLGPYPRAFVPIGGVDHPVDDARRAETPAATDPATLEEVTADTVRFGCRDGVAVLRRHR, encoded by the coding sequence ATGACGGAGCAGACCCGGCTGGCCCTGGTGACGACGCACGTCTTCGGGATCCGCGCGTACGAGGGGATCTTCGCCTCCGACGCGTACCTGGAGGGGCGGATCGAGGTGCCGCTGATGATCGGCATCCCGCCCGAGCGCGGCGCGTCCGCTGTCGGGTACGCCTCGGTCGCCGACCTGGCCCGCGAGCAGGGCACCGAGTGCGTGCTGACCGAGGACGGCAGTCTGACCTCCCTGGCGGACCGGCTGACCGACTGCCGTCCGCACTATCTGCTCGTGGTGGGCTGGTCCCGGCTCATCCACCCGGACGTGCTGGCGCTGCCGGCGACCGTCCACGGCGCGGCGGGCGAGCCGGCCGGCCGGTACGGCTGCATCGGCATGCACCCGACGAAGCTGCCGACGGGTCGCGGGCAGGCGCCCATCCCGTGGACGATCATCAAGGGGCTGCGCTCCACCGCGCTGAGCGTGTTCTTCCTGGAGCCGGAGGCGGACACCGGCCCGATCATCGCCCAGTACGACCTGCCGGTACGCCCTCGGGAGTCGGCCGCGTCCCTCTTCTACCGGATGGCCTCGACCCACTTCGACGCCGGTACGGAGCTGGCCGGCCACCTCGCCCGCCGTGCGGTGCCGGCGCGGGCGCAGCTGTCGGAGCAGGCGACGCGGTGGCCGAAGCGGCGCCCGGCCGACGGCCGGATCAGCCACGACATGACCTTCGCCGAGATCGAGGCACTGGTGCGGGGCCTGCTCGGCCCCTATCCGCGGGCGTTCGTGCCGATCGGCGGCGTCGACCACCCGGTGGACGACGCACGGCGCGCGGAGACGCCCGCGGCCACCGACCCGGCGACCCTGGAGGAGGTCACCGCCGACACCGTCCGCTTCGGGTGCCGCGACGGCGTCGCCGTCCTCCGCCGCCACCGCTGA
- a CDS encoding macrolide family glycosyltransferase — protein sequence MASPDPAGDSRHVLWLTFPAFSHLRATLAMVEELLRRGHRVSYLVADRLVDAVTPTGARVVPYRSVFPESMSPPPSPTTMLVEFLRESFAPLEAALACAAADPPDLVVHDALASDVAVALSRRYGVPTVRTYAGFGTNDQVPLNGTQPDPAPAEPVDPTDPRLAALGAELTARIAAAGATELFDGAPASGDDAALNISFVTREFQIRGDTFGDDYLFAGPCLRAVDRAGHWAPPEGAGPVLLVSLGTTVNQRPDFFRTCAHTFAGTPWHVVMTLGRSADPAQLGPLPPNVEAHRWVPHLAVLRHAAAFVCQGGTGSLMEALEEGVPVVVVPQQTDQYPTARQVVDLGVGRAIRPEELDPDTLRTAVEAVAGDAGVRRRAQELSRSVRNAGGAVAVADRLERLMAEHRVPDGATITPVG from the coding sequence GTGGCATCGCCTGACCCCGCCGGGGACTCCCGGCACGTGCTCTGGCTGACCTTCCCGGCGTTCAGCCACCTGCGGGCCACCCTGGCCATGGTGGAGGAACTGCTGCGGCGTGGCCACCGGGTCAGTTATCTGGTCGCCGACCGGCTCGTCGACGCGGTCACCCCGACCGGCGCGCGGGTCGTGCCGTACCGCTCGGTGTTCCCCGAGTCGATGTCGCCGCCGCCGAGCCCGACCACGATGCTGGTCGAGTTCCTCCGGGAGAGCTTCGCGCCGCTGGAGGCCGCGCTGGCCTGCGCCGCGGCGGACCCACCCGACCTGGTCGTGCACGACGCGCTCGCCTCGGACGTCGCCGTCGCGCTGAGCCGCCGGTACGGCGTGCCGACCGTGCGCACCTACGCCGGCTTCGGCACCAACGACCAGGTGCCGCTCAACGGCACCCAGCCGGACCCGGCGCCGGCCGAACCGGTCGACCCCACCGACCCACGCCTGGCCGCGCTGGGCGCGGAGCTGACCGCCCGGATCGCGGCGGCCGGCGCGACCGAGCTGTTCGACGGCGCCCCGGCCAGCGGCGACGACGCGGCGCTGAACATCTCCTTCGTCACCCGGGAGTTCCAGATACGCGGGGACACCTTCGGCGACGACTACCTCTTCGCCGGCCCCTGCCTCCGGGCGGTGGACCGGGCCGGTCACTGGGCCCCGCCGGAGGGTGCCGGGCCGGTGCTGCTGGTGTCGCTCGGCACCACCGTCAACCAGCGGCCCGACTTCTTCCGCACCTGCGCCCACACCTTCGCCGGGACGCCCTGGCACGTGGTGATGACCCTCGGCCGCTCGGCCGACCCGGCGCAGCTGGGGCCGCTGCCGCCCAACGTGGAGGCGCACCGGTGGGTGCCGCACCTGGCCGTGCTGCGGCACGCCGCCGCGTTCGTCTGCCAGGGCGGGACGGGCAGCCTGATGGAGGCGCTGGAGGAGGGCGTGCCGGTGGTGGTGGTCCCCCAGCAGACCGACCAGTACCCGACCGCCCGGCAGGTCGTCGACCTGGGCGTGGGCCGCGCCATCCGGCCGGAGGAGCTCGACCCCGACACGCTGCGGACCGCCGTCGAGGCGGTGGCCGGCGACGCGGGCGTCCGACGTCGGGCGCAGGAGCTGAGCCGCTCGGTCCGGAACGCCGGTGGGGCCGTCGCGGTCGCGGACCGGCTGGAGCGGCTCATGGCGGAGCACCGGGTGCCCGACGGCGCCACGATCACTCCGGTCGGCTGA
- a CDS encoding Gfo/Idh/MocA family protein, with translation MADVTPIGVGVLGAADIAWRRTVPAIVACDRLRLAAVASRTPEKAGAFAERFGGAAVTGYQRLLARDDVQAVYVALPNALHEEWTDAALRAGKHVLVEKSLTVDATVAARLADTARDAGLALVENFAFLDHPQHAWVRDRIAEGAIGDVRNVSASFGVPQADPTLIRYNRELAGGALRETGCYPVRLAAALLGPDVEVVGARLHEDPETGVDISGAALLADSAGVTAQCDFGLAHAYRNTYAVWGSTGRIEVDWAFTPPPGTRPVVRVHRADTVTEHRLPAVDQFQRMVTGFAEACADPTRRPAHRSAVVGQATLLEAIVRQADPGRSVAAGAGRTGGDRGIA, from the coding sequence ATGGCTGACGTCACGCCGATCGGCGTCGGGGTGCTCGGCGCCGCCGACATCGCCTGGCGGCGTACCGTGCCGGCGATCGTGGCCTGCGACCGGCTGCGCCTGGCCGCCGTCGCCAGTCGTACGCCGGAGAAGGCCGGCGCGTTCGCCGAGCGCTTCGGCGGCGCGGCGGTGACCGGCTACCAGCGGCTGCTGGCGCGCGACGACGTCCAGGCGGTCTACGTCGCGCTGCCGAACGCGCTGCACGAGGAGTGGACGGACGCGGCGCTGCGGGCCGGCAAGCACGTGCTGGTGGAGAAGTCGCTGACCGTCGACGCGACCGTCGCCGCCCGGCTGGCCGACACGGCCCGGGACGCCGGCCTGGCGCTCGTGGAGAACTTCGCCTTCCTCGACCACCCCCAGCACGCCTGGGTGCGGGACCGGATCGCCGAGGGCGCGATCGGCGACGTGCGGAACGTCAGCGCCTCCTTCGGCGTGCCGCAGGCCGACCCGACGCTCATCCGCTACAACCGGGAACTCGCCGGTGGCGCCCTGCGGGAGACCGGCTGCTATCCCGTACGCCTGGCCGCCGCGCTGCTCGGACCGGACGTCGAGGTGGTCGGCGCCCGGCTGCACGAGGACCCGGAGACCGGGGTGGACATCTCCGGGGCCGCGCTGCTGGCCGACTCCGCCGGGGTCACCGCGCAGTGCGACTTCGGCCTCGCGCACGCCTACCGCAACACGTACGCGGTCTGGGGCAGCACCGGCCGGATCGAGGTGGACTGGGCCTTCACCCCGCCGCCGGGCACCCGCCCGGTGGTCCGGGTGCACCGGGCGGACACCGTCACCGAGCACCGGCTGCCCGCCGTCGACCAGTTCCAGCGGATGGTGACCGGCTTCGCCGAGGCGTGCGCCGACCCGACCCGCCGGCCCGCCCACCGCAGTGCCGTCGTCGGCCAGGCGACGCTGCTCGAGGCGATCGTCCGGCAGGCCGACCCAGGCCGGTCGGTCGCCGCCGGGGCGGGACGGACCGGAGGTGACCGTGGCATCGCCTGA